From the genome of Rhizobium sp. ZPR4:
TTCGTGAGGATCGGCAATCGAGCGGTTGTCGGGAAAAAGCGCGGCCTTGCCGATCTTCGTGGTCAGCGCCGGTTCGAGATCGCGGATGGCATTGCCACCAAGAATTTCGTGCCGGAAACCAAAGCGTTCGAGCATTTCGATATGCTCGCGGTCGGCCCGAAACTCGGCCTCGTCGCTATAGAGGCTGAGACATCCCTCTGCGCTCAGCATGTGCTGAAGGCCGGTCGCCTTGAGGAGTGCCTCCAGATCCTCGTGGGCACGTGTGCACAGCGTCGCGCCGGCGTCTTCAAGCTCCCTCAGCTTCGATGGACGGCTTGCAGCCACAAAGCGCAAAAACCAAGGGATCAGCCGCGGCACATAGGAGGGCCGGATGCGAACAGGCCCTTCGGGATCAAGAAGCCATTTGGGCATCTGCGCCCAGATACCCGGACGCGAGGCCGGCATGAATTCCGTCACCGCGATGCTCGCCATGTTGCCGTAGGAAGCACCCTGCCCCGGCGCATTCCTATCGATGAGCACGACGGATTGGCCGCGGCGCTGCAACTCGTAAGCAAGGCTGGTCCCGATAATGCCGGCGCCGACGACAATGATTGAAGCCACTTCATTTCCTCAAAAATGCGTATCGAGGCGCCACCGCACCTCGATATTCGATCTGCTCACCAATTCAGGATGGGTTGCATGGCGGCCCTGAACTCAGCCTTCTCCTCGGCCGTCAGTTCGCCGAGGGGTGCGCGGCTGTTGCCAACGGCCAAGCCTTGAAGCTCGCAGCCATATTTGACCTTCTGCACGAACTTGCCGCTCTCGAGGATGTTCATCGCGCGATAGAGCACGATCATCTTCTCGCGTGCGGCGGCGAGATCACCTGAGCGGAAGGTTCGATCAAGATCGACACAGGCCTTTGCCATACAATTGGCCGGCCCGCAGATCCAGGCGTCGGCACCCCAGAACATGAAGTCGAGAGCGATGTCGTCCGAGCCGGAGATCAGGTCGATGCGACCCTTGTAACGGGAATGGATGTCGATCGCGCGCTGGAGGGAGCCGGAGCTTTCCTTGATGCCGAGAACACGAGGATCGTCCGCGAGCGCATCGAGGATATCGAAACCGATCTCGACGCCGTCCTTGTAAGGATAGCTATAGAGCACAAGGTTGATATTGGTGGCATCGAGCACATTGCGAAAATGCGCGAGCAGTTCGTCCTGCGTCGGGCGCGTATAGAAGGGCGTCGCCAGCAAAACCGTGTCGTAGCCGATCTCCTTGGCCCGAAGCGTGTTTTCGATGACTTCACGGCTTGCAGGCGCGTTCGTGCCGGCGATCAGGGCTTCGCCTTCCCTGGCAAAATCCTTGACGAACCTCAAGACATCGTCACGCTCCTCGTTCGACAGCGCGGAATATTCACCGGTCGATCCCATAGGGACCCATCCGGTCACTCCGGCGGCGCGCAGCGCCGTGAGATGCCGTTCGAAGGCTTTGAAATCGACCTTGCCGTTCGCGTCGAAGGGGGTGATGAGCGCAGGCATGACGCCGGACAGTTTCATGAAGGTCTCCTGTATGTGAAGCGATTGCGTTTAGATGGCGAGTTTCTTCAGGATGCGCGCCTCGATGAGCGAGACGGCTCGCGTCAGCGGAAATGCGATGACGAAATAGATCAGGGCGACGACCGTCAGCACTTCGACGGGCCTTGCCGTGTTGTTCGAGATGTTTTGGCCGACGAACATGAGGTCCGCCATCCCGACGGCGGAAACCAGGGCGCTCTCCTTGAACAGGCTGACGCAGTTCGACAGCAGCGTCGGGATCGCGCGCAACACGGCCTGCGGCAGCACGACATTGATGATCTGGATATTGCGGGGAAGTCCGAGCGCAACGCAGGCATCCAGTTGCTCAGGCCCGATCGACTTCAGGCTGGCACGGAAAGTCTCGCTGGTGATCGCACCCATGTAGAGGGTTAGCGCAATCACACCCGACGCAAGGTTCGACAGTTCGACACCAAGCAACAGCGGCAGGCAAAAGAAGATCCAGAAGAGCTGAATGAGGACCGGTGTGCCGCGAAAGAACTCGACATAGATACTGGAGACAGCCCTTAGCGCCATGTTGCGGGAGGTTCTGACAAGGCCCACCAGAAATCCGAGAGAGCATCCGAGCACGATGCAGATGACTGTCAATTTGACGGTCATCCAAAGACCGAGCAACAGCGCGTGCTCGAAGCGGAGAAGGATCGAGAAGTCGAGCGTCATCCTGGCCTCCTAGCTGACGAGAAGCTGCCGACGGCGTTCCAGGAAGCCGACGATTTGCGTGATCGGAAAGGACACGACGAAATAGATCAGCGCCACGACCGTGAATGTTTCGATCGGCCGGTATGTTTCGGTCGCGAGCGTCTTTCCCTGGTACATGAGGTCCTGGATCGCCACGATCGCAACCAGCGCACTCTGCTGGAAAATGACGATGCCGTTCGTCAGCAAGACGGGGATGGAGGCGCGGAACGCGGACGGGAAAACGATGTAGAGTACCCGCTGCAGCGGTGAAAGGCCGAGCGCGATACCGGCGTCGAGTTGCTCCCGCGGAACCGCCTGGATCGCCGCCCGATAGGCTTCTGCATTGAAGGCCATAAGGTTCAGCCCAAGCGCCATCACACCCATTGTGATCGGGTCGAGAAAGACGTCGAAAATCATCGGAACGCAGTAGAAGATCCAGACGATCTGAATGATGGCGGGCGTGCAGCGGAAAAATTCGACGAACAGCATGAACGGCAGACGGACTAGCCGGTAAGGACTCATGATCAAAAGAGCGAGCCCAAATCCCAGACCGATGCCGATGACATTGGCCGCCGCCGTCAGCTCCAGAGACACCCATAAGCCCTTGAGCAGCGGCGCGATCGAGACTGCGTTGAAGTCGAAGGTGTAACTCACGCAACCGCCCCCTGCTGCTTGATGTGAAACACGCGGTCGATGAATTCCTTGGTGCGCTCTTCCCTGGGAGAGCCGAGCACCTGTTCTGGAGGGCCGTCCTCGACGACGACACCGCCGGCGCAAAAGATCACGCGCGAGGCAATGTTCTTCGCAAACCACATGTCGTGGGTGACGATCATCATCGGCATGTTCTGCGATGCCAATTGGAGGATCACCTGCTCCACCTCGCTGACAAGCTCGGGGTCGAGTGCCGAAGTCACCTCGTCGAAAAGCATCAGCTTGGGATCCAGCATCAGGGCGCGGGCAATCGCGACGCGCTGCTTCTGGCCGCCGGAAAGCTGGGCGGGGTACGCATTTGCCTTTGCAGCAAGTCCAAACCGCTCAAGAAGGGTCTGGGCACGAGCCATAGCCTTCGATTTCGCCTCACCCCGTACCTTGCAGGGCGCAAGGATGAGGTTCTGGATGACATTCAAGTGCGGGAAAAGCGTGTAGTGCTGAAAGACCATGCCGATCGATCGACGGACTTCCGTATCGATGAGGGTCTTCTTGCCGGGGCCTTCAGACGAGATATAGGCCTTCCCATCGAAGCCGATCGAACCGCTATCTATCTGCTCAAGGCCCATCATTACCCTGAGCAGCGTGCTCTTGCCGCCGCCGCTCGGGCCGATGACAACGACGCGTTCGCCAGGTTTCATTTCGATGTCGATGCCTTTCAGCACCTGAATGGCTCCATTGCCATAGCTCTTGTGGAGCGCCTGCATTTTGACGAGGGGAAGGCTGAAGGACATGGTCATGGCCGATCTCGGTTTGTCTGGAAAGCGAGAGAGTGCGTCGGCGGCCAGGCGCCGACGCCGGACGGGACTTATTTTGCGCCCTTGAGGACTTCATCGACGGCCTTGCGGATCAGCTCGTCGACATGGCCGGTCGCGACCTTCTCTTCGAGAAAGATGTTCACGACTTCGACGTCTGAAGCCGACATATTATGCGGCAGACCGAAGGATACGCCTTGCTTGGCAAGGGCGGGCTTCGGGTTCAGAGCAACGGCCCAATCGGGATTTGCCTGGGTCAGAAGCTGGTTGGTATCGGAGGCGTCGACCAGGATGTCGGCTCGCTTCGAGGTAAGGGCCAGACGCGTCTCGTCATTGCCCGGAAGCCGCATGATCGTGGCATTCTTCACGGCTGCGGAGATTGCCTTGTCCTGGGCTGTCCCGGACATGACGGCGATCGTCACGCCTGCCTTGTCGACATCAGCCACCGACACTGCCGTCACCGGAACCTTCGGGTTGTTCTTATTGTAGGCGAGCGAGATCTGATATTCCATCGCCGGGATGGAGAACTGGACGGCCATGGCGCGGGCCGGCGTCCGGTTCAACGCCAGCGAGACGTCCCATTTCCCAGCCTGAAGACCGGCGACGATATTGTCCCAGGTCGTATCGACAAACTGCGGCTTCACCTTGAGAACGTCGGCGAATTCCTTGCAGAGATCGGCAAAGAAACCCGAATACTCACCCGTTGCCGGGTCGCGCATGACATATGGCGGCGCCACGGCCGCGCCACACCTCAAAACCCCTGCCTTCTGCACGCCCTGCCAATAGCCGTCGGCGGTCTGAGCGTGAGCGGTGGTGGCGTGAAGGCCTCCCATCAGGGCGAGCGCGGGCAGCGCCCGCAAGGCGGACGTGATCAACTTCGAAAGCATCGGCATTCCTCTTTTGCTGTGCGCGAAGCGCGGTTCCACTCGTCGGCTTTGGCCGTTTCTTTTCGATTTTTATGTCGGCTACGTGTCGACTAGTAAATTTATGTCAACAGCGTGTCGACAAAGTCAAGCGAAAAAATTAAGATTGCTGATGCGCTGTTTTTCTGGCCCAATGCCGCATACGCAAATGAAAGGGACTTAAGTGTCTGACGAGACTGAAGTGAAAAGGGTTCGGGGAACCGGTTGGAAAAGCGTCTATGATACGCTGCGAAACGAGATCCTCGCGCTCACCTTACCGCCGGGGCAGCTTCTCGACGAGATGAGCCTGGCCGAACGCTTCGACATGTCTCGATCGCCGGTGCGGGAAGCCTTGATCCGCCTGGGGGCGGAAGAGCTGGTCGTGACGCTTTCCAACCGCAGCACGATCGTCGCGCCGATCGAAGTCGCGACCTTTCCGAAATATGTGGAAGCGCTGGACATCGCGCAAAGGATGAACACCCGTCTAGCGGCGGCACTGCGAACCGATACCGACCTCAAGCTCATTGCCAAACGGGAAAAGGCATTTGCGACCGCCGTCAAGACTGGAAACCATCTGGCGATGTCGGAGGCGAACAAGGAGTTCCACATGGCGATCGCCTATGCCGGCAAGAACCAATATCTGGCATCCTTCTACGATAAGCTCCTGTCTCAAGGTCAGCGCATGCTGCACCTGCATTTCGAATATTTGGAGCGTTCCCACGAGGGGTATCTTCTCACGGACGAGCATAGCCTGATGCTGGAGGCGATCCGAGACAAGAACGTCGATCTGGCGGATGAGCTCGCCCATGCGCACACCCGGCAATTCCAGGACAACTTCATCAACTTCATGCGCGAGAACTACACGACCGACGTCCCGCTCGGATCCGCGCGAGCCGCAGAATAGAAGGCTGGAATGAAAGCAATCGGCTTTGTCGGAACGGGCGCGATCACGGAAGCCATGGTGGAGGGCCTCCTGGCCGAGCCGGCTCACTCATCCAATATCCATGTCTCGCCTCGCAATGCGGAAATCGCCGCAAGGCTTGCCGCCAAGTTCGACACGGTAACTGTCGCGGCTGACAACCAGGCGGCCATCGATCAGAGCGACGTCGTAATCCTGGCCATCCGTCCGCAGATTGCCAAGGACGTCATACGTCGGCTTCGTTTCAGGGATGGACAAAGCATCGTCAGCGTTATCGCGACGATGGAACGCCAAAATCTGCTCGATTGGATCCGGGCCGAGGTAGATCTCGTGCAGGCGATCCCCTTGCCTTTCGTCGCGGATCGTCGGGGCGTAACCGCCATCTACCCTCCCCATCCGGAAATCGCGGCCCTATTCGATGCCCTCGGTACGGCCGTTCAATGCGAATCCCGCAAGGAGTATGATCTCCTTGCCGCAGCCAGCGCGATGATGTCGACCTTCTTCGGTATCATGGAGTTTACGACCGACTGGCTGGAAAAGAATGGGCTCGATCGAACGAAGGGCCAAGCCTATATGGCGCCGCTGTTTGAAAGTCTCGCGCAGCGGGCCAATGAGAGGAATGTTGATTCGTTTCATTCGCTCAGCGAGCAATTCGCCACAAAGGGCGGGTTGAATGAGCAGGTCCTGTCGGATTTTGAGGCGAAGGGCGGGCGAACCGTATTGGTCTCGGCATTGGATCGGGTGTTGGCTCGTATCGAAGGACGCGGTGACGACATCTGAAAGCGTAATTCACAAGAGTTTCCGGCGAGTTCGACGCCGGCCGGACCATGGCGACGATCTTGGCTCTGCGGTTGCCGCGGATAGACATGGCGGGATCAGCGGATCAGGATTGCGCGGATGTCGTTTACATTGGTCAGCGTCGGTCCGGTGACAACAAGGTCTCCGATCGCCTTGAATGCCGTGTAGCTATCGTGCAGGGAAAGAGCCGAGCGCGGCGAGACGCCTGCGTCCTGCAAGCGTATGAGCGTGTCGGGGGTGATGATTGCTCCGGCGGCATCCTCGACGCCGTCGATTCCATCGGTATCCCCGGCGATGGCCCATATTCCCGCTGCGCCGTTCAGACCGATCGCCAGGCTTAGAAGGAACTCGCAGTTGCGACCGCCGCGACCGATCGAATCGTGCGGCAATGATACCGAAGTCTCGCCGCCCGAGAGAATGATGGCAGGGCCAGCGACCGGAAAGCCTTTCTTTTTCGAGGAGGTGGCTATGCCTGCAAATACGGTGCCGACCTCCTTGGCTTCACCTTCCAGGGCGTCACCCAGAATGAGGGGCGTCAGCCCGTTGGCGCGGGCGGTTTCCGCAGCGGCAAAAAGCGCCATGCCCGGGGAAGCGATCATTCTGATCTCGGAGTTCAGACTTTCAGGACGCATGGGAGCGCCACCTTCCACTAGCACCTCCAAGGCAGTTGCGGGCAGTGACAGGCGATACCGTGCCACAATCTCCCGAGCGTCTTGCACCGTCGTCGGATTGGCAACCGTCGGGCCGGAAGCTATCTCCGATGGATCGTCGCCCGGGACATCGGAAATGACCAGCGTGACAACGCGAGCGGGATGAGCGACCTGCGCAAGCCGGCCACCTTTGATACCCGAGAGCTGGCGACGCACGGTGTTCATCTCGGAGATCGAAGCGCCGCTTGCCAAAAGCGCCTTGTTGACGGCTCTCTTGTCGTCCAGTGTCATGCGTCCGGCAGGATGGACAAGAAGCGACGAGCCACCGCCGGAGATCAGCGCGATCACGAGGTCGTCTGGCCCGAGGCCTCGGACGCATTCCATGATGCGCGAGGCCGCCTCGACGCTCATGTGATCGGGAACCGGATGAGACGCTTCGATGATCTCGATGCGCCCTGCGGGGACGGCATGGCCGTATCGTGTCACGACGATACCGCTGAGGTCGACATCGCCCCAGGCTGTATCGAGGGCAGCCGCCATTGCGGCGGATGCCTTGCCGGCGCCGATGACGATGCACCGGCCTTGGGGTCGCTCCGGCAGATGGGATGCGACCACCTTCGCCGGATCGGCGCTGGCGACGGCCGCGTCGAAGATCCTGCGCAACACATCCCGGGCGGACGCATCGTTCCAGGTCATTCGGCCGCTGCCAGGATATTGGAGCCGGCAATCGCTTCGCAAACCGCGTCGGTGACTTGCTGGGTGGTAGCCTTGCCGCCGACGTCCGGGGTCAGGATGCCGGCTTCTGTAACGCGTTCGACGGCTGCCATGAGCCGCGTAGCCGCATCCTTCTCGCCGAGATGCTCCAGCATCTGCGCCGCGGTCCAGAAAGTGGCGATCGGATTGGCGATGCCCTTTCCGGTGATGTCGAATGCGGAACCATGGATCGGCTCGAACATCGACGGGAAACGACGTTCCGGATCGATATTTCCAGTCGGTGCGACACCGAGCGATCCTGCCAGCGCGCCTGCGAGGTCGGACAGGATATCCGCGTGCAGGTTGGTTGCGACGATCGTGTCGAGGCTTTCCGGCTTGAGGGTCATGCGTACGGTCATGGCATCGACCAGCATCTTGTCCCAGGTGACATCCGGGAATTCTTTCGAAACTTCTGCGGCGATCTCGTCCCACATGACCATTCCGTGGCGTTGGGCGTTCGACTTGGTCACGACGGTCAGAAACTTGCGCGGACGCGATTGGGCCAGCCTGAAGGCGTAACGCATGATGCGGGTGACGCCGACGCGGGTGAAGATCGCCACCTCGGTACCGACTTCCTCCGGCAGGCCCTTGTGGGCGCGTCCGCCATGGCCCGAATATTCGCCTTCGGAATTTTCGCGCACGATGACCCAGTCGAGATCGCCAGGTCCGCAATTGCGCAGCGGCGACGTAATTCCAGGCAGGATCTTGGTCGGACGGACGTTGGCGTACTGATCGAAGCCCTGGCAGATCGGCAGACGCAGGCCCCAGAGCGTGATGTGATCCGGCACGTCCGGCGCACCGACCGCCCCGAAATAGATGGCGTCAAACGCTTTCAGCGTTTCCAGACCGTCGGCCGGCATCATCACGCCGTGCTTCTTATAGTAATCCGAACCCCAGTCGAAAGTCTCGGCATGGATCCTGAAGTCACCGCTACGCTTCTCGAGAGCTTCGAGAACCTGAAGGCCGGCGGCAATCACTTCCGGGCCGATGCCGTCCGCAGGGATGGCTGCAATCTTGTATTCACGCATGGTCGTTCTCCATTCGGTATCTCAGTGTTGGAC
Proteins encoded in this window:
- a CDS encoding dihydrodipicolinate synthase family protein → MKLSGVMPALITPFDANGKVDFKAFERHLTALRAAGVTGWVPMGSTGEYSALSNEERDDVLRFVKDFAREGEALIAGTNAPASREVIENTLRAKEIGYDTVLLATPFYTRPTQDELLAHFRNVLDATNINLVLYSYPYKDGVEIGFDILDALADDPRVLGIKESSGSLQRAIDIHSRYKGRIDLISGSDDIALDFMFWGADAWICGPANCMAKACVDLDRTFRSGDLAAAREKMIVLYRAMNILESGKFVQKVKYGCELQGLAVGNSRAPLGELTAEEKAEFRAAMQPILNW
- a CDS encoding amino acid ABC transporter permease, translated to MTLDFSILLRFEHALLLGLWMTVKLTVICIVLGCSLGFLVGLVRTSRNMALRAVSSIYVEFFRGTPVLIQLFWIFFCLPLLLGVELSNLASGVIALTLYMGAITSETFRASLKSIGPEQLDACVALGLPRNIQIINVVLPQAVLRAIPTLLSNCVSLFKESALVSAVGMADLMFVGQNISNNTARPVEVLTVVALIYFVIAFPLTRAVSLIEARILKKLAI
- a CDS encoding ABC transporter permease subunit; the protein is MSYTFDFNAVSIAPLLKGLWVSLELTAAANVIGIGLGFGLALLIMSPYRLVRLPFMLFVEFFRCTPAIIQIVWIFYCVPMIFDVFLDPITMGVMALGLNLMAFNAEAYRAAIQAVPREQLDAGIALGLSPLQRVLYIVFPSAFRASIPVLLTNGIVIFQQSALVAIVAIQDLMYQGKTLATETYRPIETFTVVALIYFVVSFPITQIVGFLERRRQLLVS
- a CDS encoding amino acid ABC transporter ATP-binding protein, whose amino-acid sequence is MTMSFSLPLVKMQALHKSYGNGAIQVLKGIDIEMKPGERVVVIGPSGGGKSTLLRVMMGLEQIDSGSIGFDGKAYISSEGPGKKTLIDTEVRRSIGMVFQHYTLFPHLNVIQNLILAPCKVRGEAKSKAMARAQTLLERFGLAAKANAYPAQLSGGQKQRVAIARALMLDPKLMLFDEVTSALDPELVSEVEQVILQLASQNMPMMIVTHDMWFAKNIASRVIFCAGGVVVEDGPPEQVLGSPREERTKEFIDRVFHIKQQGAVA
- a CDS encoding transporter substrate-binding domain-containing protein, encoding MLSKLITSALRALPALALMGGLHATTAHAQTADGYWQGVQKAGVLRCGAAVAPPYVMRDPATGEYSGFFADLCKEFADVLKVKPQFVDTTWDNIVAGLQAGKWDVSLALNRTPARAMAVQFSIPAMEYQISLAYNKNNPKVPVTAVSVADVDKAGVTIAVMSGTAQDKAISAAVKNATIMRLPGNDETRLALTSKRADILVDASDTNQLLTQANPDWAVALNPKPALAKQGVSFGLPHNMSASDVEVVNIFLEEKVATGHVDELIRKAVDEVLKGAK
- a CDS encoding GntR family transcriptional regulator: MSDETEVKRVRGTGWKSVYDTLRNEILALTLPPGQLLDEMSLAERFDMSRSPVREALIRLGAEELVVTLSNRSTIVAPIEVATFPKYVEALDIAQRMNTRLAAALRTDTDLKLIAKREKAFATAVKTGNHLAMSEANKEFHMAIAYAGKNQYLASFYDKLLSQGQRMLHLHFEYLERSHEGYLLTDEHSLMLEAIRDKNVDLADELAHAHTRQFQDNFINFMRENYTTDVPLGSARAAE
- a CDS encoding pyrroline-5-carboxylate reductase, translated to MKAIGFVGTGAITEAMVEGLLAEPAHSSNIHVSPRNAEIAARLAAKFDTVTVAADNQAAIDQSDVVILAIRPQIAKDVIRRLRFRDGQSIVSVIATMERQNLLDWIRAEVDLVQAIPLPFVADRRGVTAIYPPHPEIAALFDALGTAVQCESRKEYDLLAAASAMMSTFFGIMEFTTDWLEKNGLDRTKGQAYMAPLFESLAQRANERNVDSFHSLSEQFATKGGLNEQVLSDFEAKGGRTVLVSALDRVLARIEGRGDDI
- a CDS encoding glycerate kinase, with product MTWNDASARDVLRRIFDAAVASADPAKVVASHLPERPQGRCIVIGAGKASAAMAAALDTAWGDVDLSGIVVTRYGHAVPAGRIEIIEASHPVPDHMSVEAASRIMECVRGLGPDDLVIALISGGGSSLLVHPAGRMTLDDKRAVNKALLASGASISEMNTVRRQLSGIKGGRLAQVAHPARVVTLVISDVPGDDPSEIASGPTVANPTTVQDAREIVARYRLSLPATALEVLVEGGAPMRPESLNSEIRMIASPGMALFAAAETARANGLTPLILGDALEGEAKEVGTVFAGIATSSKKKGFPVAGPAIILSGGETSVSLPHDSIGRGGRNCEFLLSLAIGLNGAAGIWAIAGDTDGIDGVEDAAGAIITPDTLIRLQDAGVSPRSALSLHDSYTAFKAIGDLVVTGPTLTNVNDIRAILIR
- a CDS encoding tartrate dehydrogenase; its protein translation is MREYKIAAIPADGIGPEVIAAGLQVLEALEKRSGDFRIHAETFDWGSDYYKKHGVMMPADGLETLKAFDAIYFGAVGAPDVPDHITLWGLRLPICQGFDQYANVRPTKILPGITSPLRNCGPGDLDWVIVRENSEGEYSGHGGRAHKGLPEEVGTEVAIFTRVGVTRIMRYAFRLAQSRPRKFLTVVTKSNAQRHGMVMWDEIAAEVSKEFPDVTWDKMLVDAMTVRMTLKPESLDTIVATNLHADILSDLAGALAGSLGVAPTGNIDPERRFPSMFEPIHGSAFDITGKGIANPIATFWTAAQMLEHLGEKDAATRLMAAVERVTEAGILTPDVGGKATTQQVTDAVCEAIAGSNILAAAE